A single genomic interval of Chloracidobacterium validum harbors:
- a CDS encoding ABC transporter permease, whose amino-acid sequence MQADLRSVIALAILTFHEARKRKVLLLAFGLGLLFLALFAWGFGASISPLGAVTPVIQRAQCNTLTLAGLYVVNLLVVVTAVALPVDTLSGDIASGVVHTLLTKPLRRATIVLGKWVGFLFLLTLYLGFMAGGVLLVTWLTAGYTPPSAAAALLLMWLGGVAILTMTIAGGTRLPTLANGVVVLGLYGIAFIGGWMERIGATLGNPTARNLGIASSLLVPTEAMWQSAAALMQPILLSQIGMAPFSSSSPPSPLMIAWTVGCIVANLALAIWWFEQRDL is encoded by the coding sequence ATGCAGGCTGACTTACGCAGTGTGATCGCCCTGGCGATTCTGACGTTTCACGAGGCCCGCAAGCGCAAGGTGCTGTTGCTGGCCTTCGGGTTGGGACTGCTTTTTCTGGCGCTGTTTGCCTGGGGCTTTGGGGCCAGCATCAGCCCATTGGGCGCCGTCACGCCGGTGATTCAGCGCGCACAATGCAACACGCTGACGTTGGCCGGACTGTACGTCGTCAACCTTCTCGTCGTCGTGACCGCGGTGGCGCTGCCGGTGGATACGCTGTCCGGCGACATTGCTTCCGGGGTGGTGCATACCCTTCTGACCAAACCACTGCGCCGCGCCACGATTGTGTTGGGCAAGTGGGTTGGCTTTTTGTTTCTGCTCACGCTCTATCTGGGCTTCATGGCGGGTGGCGTCTTGCTGGTGACGTGGCTAACGGCCGGCTACACCCCACCTTCTGCCGCAGCCGCCCTGCTGCTGATGTGGCTAGGCGGCGTAGCCATACTGACCATGACGATTGCCGGGGGCACCCGCCTTCCGACGCTTGCCAATGGAGTCGTGGTCTTAGGGTTGTATGGCATTGCCTTCATTGGCGGCTGGATGGAGCGGATTGGAGCTACGCTGGGCAACCCGACGGCGCGCAACCTGGGCATTGCTTCGAGTTTGCTGGTGCCGACCGAAGCGATGTGGCAATCTGCGGCGGCGCTGATGCAGCCGATCCTCCTAAGTCAAATCGGGATGGCGCCGTTTTCTTCATCGTCACCCCCATCGCCGCTGATGATCGCGTGGACGGTGGGCTGCATCGTGGCCAATCTGGCGTTGGCGATCTGGTGGTTCGAGCAGCGCGATCTATAA